Within Lolium rigidum isolate FL_2022 chromosome 5, APGP_CSIRO_Lrig_0.1, whole genome shotgun sequence, the genomic segment CTCAGTGGCAAACAACAATTGAGTACATCATGATAGTTTATTTTCTACCAAAAATAAGTTCTGACCCAAGTTGTCACAAGCACTAAAATAACAACCGATGAAGCACGGATGCTCCTACTAATATAAGGGTATGGGATACTTCAGACTCTTATAACTAAATATAGATGTAGAACATAGAATTTTAAAAAATAGTGGTTTCGCTGCAGGCATGCAAAGTGCATGTATACATGTATGGATAGAAGCATGGGTAGTACGGGTAGGAACTACAGGTTGTGTAGATCAGCAAGAGGAGGAGTGCATGGATAGTGCagtttattatttaaaaaaatcatgTGCACATAATACTTTTCATCGTTAGAAAATTACCTTTTCAGTAAGGAAAGATGAAAACATCGACTTTAGCTTCCCATTGAAATTGTAAGGTGAACTAAAAGCCTTGGGAAATTTTGTACATGAATCCTTCCCAAATGATCGGTCAACCTGCAACAACTCAAAATgattaaaaaacaaaaaaggggAAATGTGTAAAGAACATAAACATTGCTGCAAACAgtacttaaattcatgtaaaagggCAGAAAAAGAACATAAATAATTCAAACCTGGTACGCCGAAGCAGGTACCAATCTTTTCAAAGGCCTTTTACCAAATGAATTGCTGCTATTTTTGTCCATATCTGAATATTACCTTATCCTGTTACCTTTCCAAACAAGCATTCGCGGGTACTCATCAGGAAGTGAATTTAGGCCAAATTCCACACTATCAAGATATGAAACCTGAGATAATAAGTTCTAAGTTAGCTCTTATAATATGTGGCATTGAAAAATACATGAGGAAGAGAATGGAAAAAATGAACAGAAGAACTGAAAAATACTCACAGCTAAAACATAATGGCATCCACCAAATGTGATTGTGCGTTTTGACTTTTTCTTTACTGCATGTTTGAAGCTTCTGATGCTACTAACTAACCAATCATAGAAAAACTTTGAGAGATCATATCTTCTGACATTTTTGCAATCCTTGAATATATGGAAATATTGAGTGCTTGGTAAGACGCTTGAATTTGGACATAGGACGCTTGTGAAACAGACAGACATGAAACAGATGAAAATATCTTCGTCGGACAAATCTTCTCCAGATATTAGCTTGTTTGCGAAGAAATTGACATTTGGAATGGAGGTAACATGGAAATGTGACAGGAGGAACTCACGACCAGCTTCGCAATCCGGTACAAGCTCAATGCCACCGATAGGGAGATCCAGAATGTTGTGAATTGTTTGTTTAGTAACAGGTATGAACTTTTTTGTTAACTGGATTTCTGAGGCATTTGTATCAAAAACACTTGCTATCCATTTTACAAATCTAAGTGGAACATCTGATTTTACAAACTTTAACATGCAATCCATCCCATACCCTTCTATACATATATCTGCTTAGGAGTCAATCCTCTGATTACTGATGAAAATAATTTGCCAGAATACCTTGTCGAAACTATGGTCTCTGCATTGTCTATCCTAGCCTTCTTAGGCTGCAAATTTCAAAAATATATAATATTAGGGAATTTACTACATTGAGAGTGACATAATGAAAAATAAACTACTGCTTGCAATGAAAATAATATTGAacactatttttttaaaaaaagaaatGGCAGAAAGTTATAAATGAATCCTTCCCAAAATGAATCTTATGCTTCATCTACAAGCTGTTAGAAGCTTTTAACCCTTAACCCAATCGGGTTCATTGACAATTGAACACGTAGAAAAACATCCAGATCTATGACCCAAGACATACGAGACATTTCACAAAGAAATGTTATACGAGTACAACACATTTAACCAACAACTAAGACTGCTATTGGCAGAAATGAGGAGTGCACTAGAAACAACTGTTGCAAGTGCAGCGCGCTGACAAGAAAACAACTACCATCTTCAGTCGGTACAGATCATAAAATCAACACACCACAAAACAGAGATCAAATCACGTTTTACAGGTCCTAGATAAACAGAATAGATTACAGGTCCTAGATGAAGCATAAGGTCTCAGCACCAAACTTGTAGGATGTACAAACCTGGTGATAGGGAGTAGATGGATCACGTAATTTTGATGCCATGATTTTATGTTTTAGCCTCTTAGCTTTCTGCAAATAAAAAATATGAAGTTATTGATCAATTCTCATAGTTCCTTCTCACATATTTTTGAAAGCACTTCAACAAGATCAaagaacaaaaaagaaaatcAA encodes:
- the LOC124656229 gene encoding uncharacterized protein LOC124656229, encoding MDKNSSNSFGKRPLKRLVPASAYQVDRSFGKDSCTKFPKAFSSPYNFNGKLKSMFSSFLTEKVIEDIVHVVLTNNIGKPKDFEAWSQSLVCDVLNCFHNPQHVNERTISNNSIGFYPTKPSKSF